A window from Candidatus Nitrospira neomarina encodes these proteins:
- a CDS encoding HIT family protein, whose amino-acid sequence MKKFGYPNSCLKELSHWVVLLRPQQVTLGSLVLICREEATAFSQISAEAFTELPKIIREIETSVSRTFTYSKINYLMLMMVDPEVHFHVIPRYDTPRLFSQQQFLDHGWPGPPLLKNSNDISEEVYQNIFSHLKNSWIREFEN is encoded by the coding sequence ATGAAAAAATTTGGGTATCCTAACTCCTGCCTCAAAGAATTGTCCCATTGGGTGGTGCTCTTACGCCCCCAACAGGTAACTCTTGGCTCACTAGTCTTAATTTGTCGAGAGGAAGCTACCGCATTTTCCCAAATTAGTGCGGAGGCATTTACAGAACTGCCAAAGATCATACGTGAGATTGAGACAAGTGTCTCACGCACATTTACCTATAGCAAAATAAATTACCTCATGTTGATGATGGTTGACCCAGAGGTTCATTTTCATGTCATTCCCCGATATGACACACCTCGATTATTTTCTCAACAGCAATTCCTTGACCACGGATGGCCTGGGCCACCACTTCTTAAAAATTCGAATGACATATCGGAAGAGGTATACCAAAACATTTTCAGTCATCTCAAAAATAGCTGGATTCGTGAGTTCGAAAACTAG